In Desulfobulbus oralis, one DNA window encodes the following:
- a CDS encoding amino acid ABC transporter permease, giving the protein MKKSGPEWGWLDALLLLLLAGAGAWLAYRAAVELEYHWHWEAIPQYLLRRGDQGWAAGSLTQGLWCTLRLSFWAALLALPLGLAAALARLGRLLYLRLLARTLIELLRNLPPLVLLFLGYYFLADPFAALLADDWPRWAEAHPSLAHLAARLWAPPAELAPFLAALMTLALLESAYVAEILRAGIQSIHRGQWDACQALGLGRWQAYRHVILPQALRRVLPPLAGQMVSLVKDSAMVSVLAIQDLTWQGSQIMASTYLSFEVWLTVAALYLVLTLPCSCLSEYLYRRLNRRLC; this is encoded by the coding sequence ATGAAAAAAAGCGGGCCGGAATGGGGCTGGCTGGACGCCCTCCTCCTGCTGCTCCTGGCCGGAGCGGGCGCCTGGCTGGCCTACCGGGCGGCAGTGGAGCTGGAATACCACTGGCACTGGGAGGCCATACCGCAGTACCTGCTCCGCCGCGGAGACCAGGGCTGGGCGGCGGGCTCGCTGACCCAGGGGCTCTGGTGCACGCTCCGGCTCAGCTTCTGGGCAGCCCTGCTGGCGCTGCCTCTGGGACTGGCCGCGGCCCTGGCCCGTCTGGGCCGCCTCTTGTATCTGCGGCTTCTGGCCCGCACCCTGATCGAACTCCTGCGCAACCTGCCGCCCCTGGTTCTGCTCTTTCTGGGCTACTATTTTCTGGCCGACCCGTTCGCGGCGCTCCTGGCCGATGACTGGCCCCGCTGGGCCGAAGCGCATCCATCTCTGGCCCATCTGGCGGCCCGACTGTGGGCGCCGCCAGCGGAACTGGCGCCCTTTCTCGCGGCGCTGATGACACTGGCCCTGCTGGAAAGCGCCTATGTGGCGGAAATCCTCCGCGCCGGCATTCAGTCCATTCACCGGGGCCAGTGGGATGCCTGCCAGGCCCTGGGGCTCGGCCGCTGGCAGGCATATCGCCACGTGATCCTGCCCCAGGCCCTGCGCCGGGTGCTGCCGCCTCTGGCCGGGCAGATGGTCTCGCTGGTCAAGGATTCGGCCATGGTCTCGGTGCTGGCCATCCAGGATCTGACCTGGCAGGGCTCACAGATCATGGCCTCCACCTATCTGAGCTTCGAGGTCTGGCTGACCGTGGCCGCGCTCTATCTGGTGCTCACCCTGCCCTGCTCCTGCCTGAGCGAATACCTGTACCGCCGCCTGAACCGGCGTCTCTGCTGA
- a CDS encoding M48 family metallopeptidase — protein MSVIHYPRCALVLPLLFTLLCPPPAAWALSIGEERLIGQKILYSVRQELQVLDDPDISQYINGLGQQVLKVVGPQYFDYRFFVVRSEQLNAFAAPAGMVFFYSGLLEAMHNEDELVSVMAHEIGHVVSRHIANRMEKSGKTSVASMILGVAGLALGVPGLSQGIFTGSLAAGQTANLQYSREDEEQADRLAFGWMVAMRRNPDSMRAMLQTLRRVVRYSMGNVPQYLLTHPDPESRIGYVESLIELNRAKKPAPVWQQTDDFDFLRIRYRVLAQSPDLARLRQGCTITLSRDGKSMAGRLARYGLALIEAQNRRFDAALAHMDLLQAQFPDRDILHVDRAVILQQAGRYAEARAILDRQTAKNPNDMYARFHLATAEAALGNTERAALLFQQVARALPEYPQVYFELGQLETGRGAAGKGIFYLGKYYLFQGREELAVQNLKRASRDRSLPETMRKEAGQILAGIDKIKKGT, from the coding sequence ATGTCCGTTATCCACTATCCCCGATGCGCCCTTGTCCTGCCCCTGCTGTTCACCCTGCTTTGTCCGCCCCCGGCGGCATGGGCCCTGAGCATCGGCGAGGAGCGGCTCATAGGTCAGAAAATCCTCTACTCCGTGCGCCAGGAGCTGCAGGTGCTGGATGATCCGGACATCAGCCAGTACATCAACGGGCTGGGCCAGCAGGTGCTCAAGGTGGTGGGACCACAGTACTTCGACTACCGCTTCTTCGTGGTGCGAAGCGAGCAGTTGAATGCCTTCGCCGCCCCGGCCGGAATGGTCTTTTTCTACAGCGGCCTCCTGGAGGCCATGCACAACGAAGACGAGCTGGTCAGCGTCATGGCCCACGAAATCGGCCACGTGGTCAGCCGCCACATTGCCAACCGGATGGAAAAGAGTGGCAAGACCAGCGTGGCCTCCATGATTCTGGGGGTGGCCGGGCTGGCGCTGGGCGTGCCGGGGCTGTCCCAGGGCATCTTCACGGGCTCGCTGGCCGCTGGCCAGACCGCCAATCTGCAGTACAGCCGCGAGGACGAGGAACAGGCCGACCGGCTCGCCTTTGGCTGGATGGTAGCCATGCGGCGCAACCCGGACAGTATGCGCGCCATGCTGCAGACCCTGCGGCGCGTCGTCCGCTACAGCATGGGCAATGTGCCCCAGTACCTGCTCACCCATCCGGACCCGGAGTCCCGCATCGGCTATGTGGAATCGCTGATCGAGCTGAATCGGGCCAAGAAGCCTGCCCCGGTCTGGCAGCAGACCGACGACTTCGACTTTCTGCGCATCCGCTACCGGGTGCTGGCCCAGTCTCCGGATCTGGCCCGACTGCGGCAGGGCTGCACCATCACGCTGAGCCGGGACGGCAAGAGCATGGCCGGCAGGCTGGCGCGCTACGGCCTGGCCCTGATCGAGGCCCAAAACCGGCGCTTCGATGCCGCCCTGGCCCACATGGACCTTCTGCAGGCCCAGTTTCCAGACAGAGACATACTGCACGTGGACCGGGCGGTCATCCTGCAGCAGGCCGGCCGCTACGCCGAAGCCAGGGCCATTCTGGACAGGCAGACGGCCAAAAACCCAAACGACATGTACGCGCGCTTTCACCTGGCCACGGCAGAGGCGGCGCTGGGAAACACCGAGCGGGCCGCGCTCCTGTTCCAGCAGGTGGCACGCGCCCTGCCCGAATACCCGCAGGTGTACTTTGAACTGGGCCAGCTCGAAACGGGCCGCGGCGCCGCAGGCAAAGGCATCTTCTACCTGGGCAAGTACTACCTGTTTCAGGGCCGGGAAGAGCTGGCCGTGCAGAACCTGAAGCGGGCCAGCCGGGACCGGAGCCTGCCAGAGACCATGCGCAAAGAGGCCGGGCAGATTCTGGCCGGGATCGATAAAATCAAGAAAGGAACCTGA
- the nikR gene encoding nickel-responsive transcriptional regulator NikR encodes MLKRFSISLEEELLAQFDAFIRSRGYVNRSEAVRDLIRRDFVNGEWEEDGEVVGVVTLVYDHHQPQLQKRLADIQHDHFHLITSTTHVHMDHHNCLEVVIVKGRAAQIQDMAAQMIALRGVKNGKLTTASTGQALP; translated from the coding sequence ATGCTCAAACGATTTTCCATCTCCCTTGAAGAAGAGCTGCTGGCGCAGTTCGACGCCTTTATCCGCAGCCGCGGCTACGTCAACCGCTCGGAAGCGGTCCGGGATCTCATCCGCAGGGATTTTGTCAACGGCGAGTGGGAGGAGGACGGCGAGGTGGTCGGCGTGGTGACCCTGGTGTACGACCACCACCAGCCGCAACTGCAAAAAAGGCTCGCCGACATCCAGCACGACCACTTTCACCTGATCACTTCGACCACCCATGTGCATATGGACCATCACAACTGCCTGGAGGTGGTCATTGTCAAGGGCCGGGCGGCGCAGATTCAGGACATGGCGGCGCAGATGATTGCGCTCAGGGGCGTGAAAAACGGCAAGCTCACCACCGCCAGCACCGGCCAGGCACTGCCCTGA
- a CDS encoding sigma-54-dependent transcriptional regulator, which yields MKDHKFHLIAYKWQPGNRREIEAALADSSRITYESDPDTFRLKLGMENYDAIILGIDSDNINTFSMLRGIRRDTPSTPVIIASAVEQPQQIVEAMREGASDFIVAPYLPERIRCSVARVVADSSLNHELNYLRRTQDVVYSFDDVVAETPSFRQLVDNLRKFAAFDAAMLFTGQIGTGKSFLAGAVHFNSARRDKPFIRIKCTNVSEQALESELFGHEAGAFPGADKQRIGRIEQANGGTVYLNEIGDLPLDVQLKLLRLLEEKSFERLGGARTIFTDVRVIAATNSNLARRIAEGRFREDLFYRLNVLPVQVPPLKDRPDCIAPLARKLLGKITGNVCKPISGFTDQAMQLLTSYPWPGNILQLANVIERAVILEDGELITPASLLSPGDLVAAGAAGEEIIPELADSEYALLVRALRECNWVQKRAAQKLGISPRVMNYKIRKFRIAHPGWRRNKGR from the coding sequence ATGAAAGACCACAAATTTCACCTCATTGCCTATAAGTGGCAGCCGGGCAACAGGCGGGAAATCGAGGCCGCGCTGGCCGATTCTTCCCGCATCACCTACGAGAGCGATCCGGACACCTTCCGCCTGAAGCTCGGCATGGAAAACTACGACGCGATCATCCTGGGGATCGACTCCGATAATATCAATACCTTCAGCATGCTGCGTGGTATCCGTCGGGATACGCCCTCAACCCCGGTGATCATCGCCAGCGCGGTCGAGCAGCCGCAACAGATTGTGGAGGCCATGCGGGAAGGGGCCAGTGATTTTATAGTGGCACCCTATCTGCCCGAGCGTATCCGCTGCTCCGTGGCAAGGGTGGTGGCCGACAGCAGCCTGAATCACGAGCTGAATTACCTGCGTCGTACCCAGGATGTGGTGTACAGTTTTGACGATGTGGTGGCGGAAACCCCGTCCTTCAGGCAGCTTGTGGACAATCTGCGCAAATTTGCGGCCTTTGACGCCGCCATGCTCTTTACCGGCCAGATCGGCACGGGCAAGAGCTTTTTGGCCGGAGCCGTGCACTTCAATTCGGCCCGCCGGGACAAGCCCTTCATCAGGATCAAGTGCACCAACGTGTCCGAGCAGGCGCTGGAAAGCGAGCTTTTCGGCCACGAGGCCGGCGCCTTTCCCGGTGCGGACAAGCAGCGCATCGGCCGGATCGAGCAGGCGAACGGCGGCACGGTGTATCTCAACGAAATCGGCGATCTGCCCCTCGATGTGCAGCTCAAGCTGTTGCGGCTGCTGGAGGAAAAATCCTTCGAACGCCTGGGCGGCGCCCGCACCATTTTCACGGATGTCCGCGTGATCGCGGCCACCAACAGCAATCTGGCCAGGCGGATCGCGGAGGGCCGTTTTCGCGAGGACCTGTTTTACCGGCTGAACGTGCTGCCGGTGCAGGTGCCGCCCCTGAAGGACCGGCCCGACTGCATCGCCCCTCTGGCCCGCAAGCTGCTCGGGAAGATTACGGGAAATGTCTGCAAGCCCATCAGCGGCTTCACCGATCAGGCCATGCAGCTTTTGACCTCATACCCCTGGCCAGGCAACATTCTGCAGCTTGCCAACGTGATCGAACGGGCGGTCATTCTGGAAGACGGCGAGTTGATCACGCCTGCGTCTCTGCTGAGTCCCGGCGATCTGGTGGCAGCGGGCGCGGCGGGCGAGGAAATCATTCCGGAGCTGGCGGACAGCGAGTACGCGCTGCTCGTGCGCGCACTCAGGGAATGCAACTGGGTGCAGAAACGGGCCGCGCAGAAGCTGGGCATCAGCCCCCGCGTGATGAATTACAAGATCCGGAAATTCAGAATTGCCCACCCTGGCTGGCGCAGGAACAAGGGCCGCTAG
- the tadA gene encoding tRNA adenosine(34) deaminase TadA, with translation MNAFFSETEARAMQRALDQARAAALSGEVPVGAVLMGRGGELLAEAGNACIRSCDPSAHAEMLAIRRAAERLGNYRLPGCTLFVTLEPCIMCAGVCIQARIARIVYGADDPRAGALHSCYAIGRDGRLNHDLTVAGGLMADECAALLRDFFRARRQKAL, from the coding sequence TTGAACGCTTTCTTTTCGGAAACAGAGGCCAGGGCCATGCAGCGTGCGCTGGATCAGGCCAGGGCCGCGGCCCTGAGCGGGGAGGTGCCGGTCGGGGCGGTGCTCATGGGCAGGGGCGGCGAGCTCCTCGCCGAAGCGGGCAACGCCTGCATCCGGAGCTGTGATCCCTCGGCCCATGCGGAAATGCTGGCCATCCGCAGGGCGGCGGAGCGGCTGGGCAATTACCGCCTGCCTGGCTGCACTCTCTTCGTGACGTTGGAGCCCTGCATTATGTGCGCAGGCGTCTGCATTCAGGCCAGAATCGCGCGCATCGTGTACGGCGCGGACGACCCCAGGGCCGGAGCGCTGCATTCCTGCTATGCCATCGGCCGCGACGGCCGGCTCAACCATGATCTGACCGTGGCGGGGGGACTCATGGCCGATGAATGCGCTGCGCTGCTGCGCGATTTCTTCAGGGCGAGGCGGCAAAAGGCCCTATAG
- a CDS encoding nitroreductase encodes MNPILEAIRDRRSVRRYKPEMVPQAAIDEVIRAGLWAASGRGLQAPIVVAVTNRDLRDRLSAMNCQIGGWQPDFDPFYGAPVLLIVLAPKSVATGLYDASLVLGNMLLAAHSLGLGSCWIHRAREEFASEEGRAILRQLGVSGDYEGVGHCILGYADVAASPGAARKDGRVFYAR; translated from the coding sequence ATGAACCCCATTCTCGAAGCCATCCGGGACAGAAGAAGCGTGCGCCGGTACAAGCCGGAGATGGTGCCGCAGGCAGCAATCGACGAGGTCATTCGGGCCGGTCTGTGGGCGGCCAGCGGCCGGGGCCTGCAGGCGCCCATTGTGGTGGCGGTGACCAACCGAGACTTGCGCGACCGGCTTTCGGCCATGAACTGTCAAATCGGCGGCTGGCAGCCGGACTTCGATCCCTTTTACGGCGCGCCGGTGCTGCTGATCGTGCTGGCGCCCAAAAGTGTGGCCACCGGCCTCTATGACGCCTCTCTGGTCCTGGGCAACATGCTGCTGGCCGCCCACTCGCTGGGGCTGGGCTCCTGCTGGATCCATCGGGCCAGGGAAGAATTCGCCTCCGAGGAAGGCAGGGCCATTCTGCGGCAGCTCGGCGTCAGCGGCGATTACGAGGGCGTTGGCCACTGCATTCTGGGCTATGCCGACGTGGCGGCCTCCCCGGGAGCGGCCAGGAAGGACGGCCGGGTCTTTTACGCCAGATAG
- a CDS encoding DUF488 domain-containing protein: MPQLRSKRVYLPPESEDGCRVLVDRLWPRGLSRAKAQLDQWQKDLAPSSALRTWFGHRAERFDEFALAYRNELEHNPLASDFAGACRELLRQRNVTLLYAARNAGCNHALVLQAWLSARMHDLPDR, translated from the coding sequence ATGCCACAGTTGCGCAGCAAACGTGTCTATCTGCCGCCGGAATCCGAAGACGGCTGCCGCGTACTGGTGGATCGTCTCTGGCCGCGCGGCCTGTCCAGGGCGAAGGCGCAGCTCGACCAGTGGCAAAAGGACCTGGCCCCCTCGAGCGCACTGCGCACCTGGTTTGGGCACCGTGCAGAGCGTTTTGACGAATTCGCTCTGGCCTACCGAAACGAGCTGGAACACAATCCGCTGGCTTCGGACTTTGCCGGGGCATGCCGCGAGCTGCTGCGGCAGCGGAACGTCACCCTGCTGTACGCTGCCAGAAACGCCGGCTGCAACCACGCGCTGGTGCTGCAGGCGTGGCTCTCGGCCCGCATGCACGACCTGCCGGACCGCTGA
- the uvrB gene encoding excinuclease ABC subunit UvrB — MPEQHAPTYDDTRPFTLVSSFSPSGDQPEAIARLTAGIRAGLRDQVLLGVTGSGKTFTMAQVVAQIQRPTLVLAPNKTLAAQLFAEFRELFPHNAVEYFVSYYDYYQPEAYIPASDTYIEKDSAVNDAIDKLRHSATRSLLTRRDVLIVASVSCIYGLGSPDEYKNMHLYLERGTDYPMEEVLRRLAFMLYERNDYSFHRGTFRVRGDVLDIFPVHEEERALRVEFFGDTIDSITLIDPLRGVVLEDLQEVAVFPGSHFVTGADNLKRATKSIRDELQMRLAELHAAGRLVEEQRLEQRTQFDLEMIEELGYCTGIENYSRHLTGKAPGAPPPNLLDYFPEDYLLMIDESHIAVPQIGGMYNGDHARKQTLVNFGFRLPSALDNRPLRFDEFEARRHQTIYVSATPGPHELRLADGHVVEQLIRPTGLLDPRIEVRPATAQVDDLLAEIRQRAERNEAVLVTTLTKRMAEDLTRYYEDLGVRVRYLHSDIKTLERVELIRNLRQRKFDVLIGINLLREGLDIPEVSLVAVLDADKEGFLRSERSLVQTCGRAARNASGMVILYADQVTPSMAATIRETERRRGIQEAYNQAHGIVPRTVISEIKDSVNQHLRASGWTPEEEQPALFQSAEPERVYHSGEELRRDIGELERRMREAAARLAFEEAAGYRDRIRALKMLELALD, encoded by the coding sequence TTGCCCGAACAGCACGCCCCCACCTACGATGATACCAGACCCTTTACCCTGGTCTCCAGCTTCAGTCCCTCGGGCGACCAGCCGGAGGCCATCGCCAGACTGACGGCCGGCATCAGAGCCGGACTGCGGGATCAGGTCCTGCTTGGCGTCACCGGCAGCGGCAAGACCTTCACCATGGCCCAGGTGGTGGCCCAGATCCAGCGGCCGACTCTTGTGCTGGCGCCCAACAAGACGCTCGCGGCCCAGCTTTTCGCCGAGTTCCGCGAGCTCTTTCCGCACAACGCGGTGGAATACTTCGTCTCCTATTACGACTATTACCAGCCCGAAGCCTATATCCCGGCTTCAGACACCTACATCGAGAAGGACTCGGCCGTCAACGACGCCATCGACAAGCTGCGCCACTCGGCCACCCGCTCCCTCCTCACCCGGCGGGACGTGCTGATCGTGGCCTCGGTGTCCTGCATCTACGGTCTGGGCTCGCCGGACGAGTACAAGAACATGCACCTCTATCTGGAGCGGGGAACCGACTATCCGATGGAAGAGGTGCTCCGGCGACTGGCCTTCATGCTCTACGAGCGAAACGACTACTCCTTCCACCGCGGCACCTTCCGGGTGCGCGGCGACGTCCTGGACATCTTTCCGGTGCATGAGGAGGAACGGGCGCTGAGGGTGGAATTTTTCGGCGACACCATTGACAGCATCACGCTCATCGACCCGCTGCGCGGCGTGGTGCTGGAAGACCTACAGGAAGTGGCGGTCTTTCCGGGCAGCCACTTCGTGACCGGAGCGGACAATCTCAAACGGGCCACAAAGAGCATCAGGGACGAGCTGCAGATGCGGCTCGCCGAACTGCACGCCGCCGGCCGTCTGGTGGAGGAGCAGAGGCTGGAACAGCGCACCCAGTTCGATCTGGAGATGATCGAGGAACTGGGCTACTGCACGGGCATCGAGAACTACAGCCGCCACCTGACCGGCAAGGCGCCGGGCGCGCCGCCCCCGAACCTCCTGGATTATTTTCCGGAGGACTATCTGCTGATGATCGACGAATCGCACATCGCGGTGCCGCAGATCGGCGGCATGTACAACGGCGATCACGCCCGCAAGCAGACGCTCGTGAACTTCGGCTTCCGCCTGCCCTCGGCCCTGGACAACCGGCCGCTCCGCTTCGACGAATTCGAGGCGCGCCGGCATCAGACGATTTATGTCTCCGCCACGCCCGGCCCGCATGAACTGCGGCTCGCGGACGGCCACGTGGTCGAACAACTGATCCGGCCGACCGGCCTTCTGGATCCACGCATAGAGGTGCGGCCGGCCACTGCCCAGGTGGACGATCTGCTGGCAGAGATCCGCCAGCGGGCGGAACGCAACGAGGCGGTTCTGGTGACGACCCTCACCAAGCGCATGGCCGAGGATCTGACGCGATACTACGAAGACCTGGGCGTCCGGGTGCGCTATCTCCATTCAGACATCAAGACCCTCGAACGGGTGGAGCTGATCCGCAATCTGCGGCAGCGCAAATTCGATGTGCTGATCGGCATCAACCTGCTGCGCGAGGGGCTGGATATTCCGGAGGTCTCGCTGGTTGCGGTCCTGGACGCGGACAAGGAAGGCTTTCTCCGCTCTGAGCGCTCGCTGGTGCAGACCTGCGGCCGGGCGGCACGCAACGCGAGCGGCATGGTCATTCTGTATGCCGACCAGGTCACCCCCTCCATGGCGGCCACCATCCGTGAAACCGAGCGCCGCCGCGGCATTCAGGAGGCCTACAACCAGGCGCACGGCATTGTGCCCCGCACCGTGATTTCGGAAATCAAGGACTCGGTGAACCAGCACCTCAGGGCTTCGGGCTGGACTCCGGAAGAGGAGCAGCCGGCCCTGTTCCAGAGCGCGGAACCGGAGCGGGTGTATCACAGCGGGGAGGAATTGCGGCGCGACATTGGGGAGCTGGAGCGCAGGATGCGCGAGGCGGCAGCCAGGCTGGCCTTCGAGGAGGCGGCCGGCTATCGCGACCGCATCCGGGCATTGAAGATGCTGGAGCTGGCTTTGGATTGA
- a CDS encoding transposase encodes MVVAGAVERKMFDAYVRSMPAPALRPGDVVIMDNLSVHKSQAACDAIQARYAECLFLPACSPDLNPSEKMWSKVQQILRGIKARTNEDLVAGVGEALDCVSANDAQGWFRSCGYIQS; translated from the coding sequence ATTGTCGTTGCAGGAGCTGTGGAGAGGAAGATGTTCGATGCATATGTCAGGAGCATGCCTGCCCCTGCTCTGCGGCCCGGTGATGTCGTGATTATGGACAATCTTTCCGTTCATAAATCGCAGGCTGCCTGTGATGCCATACAGGCAAGGTATGCTGAATGCCTGTTCTTGCCGGCCTGTAGTCCCGACCTGAATCCCAGCGAAAAGATGTGGAGCAAGGTGCAGCAGATATTGCGGGGAATCAAGGCCAGAACCAACGAAGACCTGGTTGCGGGAGTCGGGGAAGCCCTGGACTGCGTTTCTGCAAACGATGCCCAGGGCTGGTTCAGATCTTGTGGCTATATACAATCTTAA